TCCCTGTACCGACCCCCCAGGTTTCGAGGGTGTGATCGAAGTTCTCGTTCTCACGCTTCAATCCGAAGGCGGTTGCCGGGTCGAACAGGCCGCCTATCCCAAGGGTCGTGTTGGTCACAAACCGCCCGAGGGTCACCAGGGACTTCTTTCCTTTCGCCTGCAGGATGCAGTTGGAGAAGGTCCGTACCTCGCCGAGGTTGGCGAAAAAGTTGCTGACGCCGGTTCGAATAAGGCGGGGAACGGTCCTCTCGTACCCAGCGACGACCGGGAGCAGTACGTACCGGTCGGCCTCGTAGTTGAATTTGTACATGCTTCGGTTGAGGCCTTCCCAGGGATCGCGCGTACGCGATACCTGCTCGTCGTCGCTGAATTCGCGTACCGTGTGCATGGGAGGCACCTCGTCGGGGAGGACCGCCATCCTCGCGGCACAGCCGGAAAGGATCAGGACCAGAGCAATGATGAAGATCAACTTGATCGCGTGGTTACCCATGCCGTACCGCCCATTGTCTACCACGTTGACGAGCGCAGCCAGTCGATCAGAAAGGCCATGTTGTCGCGGTGTTCGAGATTGCCGAGGTGCCCGCCGCGGGGATAGACCTTGAGACGGGGGCCGAAAACCCTGCGCAGATAGTCGAGCTCCCCCGGGGCCAGGATGAAGTCATCCTCGTTGGTGATCACCCCTATCTTGTTGGAGGAGGAAAGGTAACTTTCGATGCTTTTTAGGCTCAACGCTTCCATGATTTTCTCCTTGGTGAGCCCCGGCTCCCTGCTTTGGAAATAGGGAACGAAGTATTCCTTGAAATAGTCCAGGAAGGAGAGATGCAGGCAGGTCCAGAAGTAGTCTTCGAGGGAATCGCTGTTTTTCAATTCCCTGTCCTTCGGCACGACGTAGCCGCCATGGGTCATGACGTCAGAGGCGAAAATCATCCCGGCGGAGCTGATGCGGAAGGAGACCGCGATTGCCCCCCCGGCCTCGTCCCGGTCCAGAAGGTGGGCCTGGTATCCGGCGAAGAGATAATCATCGTCTACGGCGACAAAGTCTCCCTTGCGGTAAAAGTCTATCGCCTTCGCCATCACACGGTTGTAGAATGCTCCGACCCTCCTGGGACCTCCGGGGATGGGGTCAAGCAACCCTTCTATCCTCGACACGGAGTTGTAGAGGCACACTGCCGGGTTGAGCATCAGTACCCTTTGGAAATCGAAGACTTTACGTTCTTCGTCCAGTTTGGCAACGAAAGCGGCTTCTGTTCCCCCCAGGCTGTATCCGGCGAGGAGGAAATGGGAGACCTCGATGTGCCCCTTGGACTGGCTCCAGATCTGCTCCATGACCCGATAGAGATCTGCGGCGTCCTCGGACAGCTTCCCCGGGACATGAGTGGTCGAGGCATCGATGATGAAGTTGGGAAACGTCGGAGAGGGGAGCGCGATAACGTGGAACCCCGCGTGGTACAGGTTCTCCATGAGAGCAACGACCTTCGGCGCCCTGCTGCTGCCACCGGTCCCGGCAATGAGGAAAACCAGGGGAGCCTTGTGGTCCTGGAACGCCACCGTGTAGCGCAGCCCCCGGTCGTAAAAGAAGATCTCCGGCTTTTTTTGATCCGTTTGCAGGATCATCGTCCTGACCGGGACCTCCCCGGGAAGGTTCGGCCTGAGGCTGCGTGGAGTCCCCAGGATGCTGGCGGCAAAGCTGTCATCAATCGGGTACCCGTACCCCGTATCGTCTCCACAGGCATACGCCGGGAGCAACAGGAACAATCCCAGAAGGATGCGTCCGAAGATTTTCATGCCTGATCCATTTCCTCTCGCTCCGCTCACCACCGTGTCCACCCTCGGGCTCCCCATGCGACGTAAGATTGTCTGGAGCAGGGTTGGCAACGATGGGCTCTGCTAACCGTTTATTTGTCCCTGTATTAGCGATGTCCATGCCAACATCTTTCGCCAAATCATTTCAATTACTTAGACAACAGATTTCGACCTAGATACAGTATTCTGTAATTTCGATTGCGAAATGCTGTGAAATGGGGGGATAATGCGGTTAGTCGTAATGCTGGGTGTGGATCGCGGAAAAATATGGGCAGGAAAATGGAGAAAAGGTGCCGGTTAGCTTCGGCAAGGGAGAGCTAATGGAGAATCGCGACGAATTCCTCAGGGAGATAACCCTCAGAATCTGCAGCAGCCTGGATATCAAGGAGTCGTTGCGCAGCGCCTTCGTTTACCTGAGGGAGCAACTTCCGGTCGACTCGCTGACTCTCTGCATCATCGACGAACGGCTGGGGGCGATACGACACATCGCGTACGCCCGTGAAAACAGCCCCCCCGTTCCCGACGACATCGTCCCGCTGCCGAAAGGGATGCTGGAGAAGATCACGGCGCGGAATTTTTCCGCGCCGTTCGTCGTGAACCCAAAGGACGACATTTTCCGCATCCTGGCGCCAATCCTGAAGCTCGAAGGGATTTCGGACCTGATCGTTCCCTTGCGCATCAAGGAAATGCTCCTGGGCGGACTGGTCTTGCGCACGCGGGGAGAAGGCAGGTACAGCGAAGAACAGGCTGAACTTCTCGGCAGGATCGGCAAGCCGTTTGCGATCGCCCTGGCCAACGCCCTCGCCCATGAAGAGGTGCTCCGCTACCAGGCGGTATTGCTGGACGACAAGCGCTTTCTGCATCGCGAGCTGTTTGGCGACAGTGCGGACGAGATCATCGGCGGCAACACGGGGCTGCGGAACGTCATGGAAATGGTGCGTCAGGTGGCGCCGCTCAACAACACGGTGCTCATCCTGGGCGAAACCGGGACCGGCAAGGAAATGATCGCCAACGCCATCCACTCCTCTTCGCCGCGCAAGGACGGCCCCTACATCAAAGTGAATTGCGGCGCCCTCCCCGAGACCCTGATCGACAGCGAACTGTTCGGGCACGAGAGGGGGGCGTTCACCGGAGCGGTGGCCGAGAGCAGGGGGCGATTCGAGCGGGCTGATGGCGGGACGATTTTTCTCGATGAGATCGGTGAGCTGCCGCCATCAGCGCAGGTGCGCCTGCTGCGGGTGCTGCAGAACCACGAGGTGGAAAGAGTCGGGGGAAAGCGCCCGATCCCCGTCGACATCCGGGTGATCGCGGCGACGCACCGCAATCTGCAGAGCATGATGACGGAGGGTAGCTTCCGCGAGGACCTCTGGTACCGGCTGAGCGGATTTCCCATCATCGTCCCGCCGGTACGGCAGAGGAAGGAGGACGTGCCAGCTCTTGTACGCCACTTCGTGGCCGTGAAGTGTAGAGAACTGGGGATGGCTATCCCCCCGTCCATCGCGCCGGGGGCACTGCTGCGGCTGATGGAATATGCCTGGCCGGGAAACGTACGGGAGCTGGAGAATCTGGTCGAGCGTGAGTTGATCCGGCACCGCGGAGGCCCGCTGACCTTTGACGCGGCTCTGCCGCGCGAGGAAAAGACGAAAGCGGTTGTCGCCGGCAACGCTGGTCCTCACCTCCCGCTGAACCTGGACGAAGCCATGGCGGCGCACATCAGCGGGGTGCTGGAACTGGCCGGCGGAAAGATTCACGGTCCCGGCGGGGCGGCAGAATTGCTCGGTGTGAACGCCAACACCCTGCGCTGGCGGCTGGACAAGCTCGGCATCAGCTATCGTCGCAGAGATCGGGAAAAGACCTGATGTAAGACCTCATGCCACCATAACGTGAGAAGGATAAAGACAGGTTCTGCACAGTGATGGCCGCGATCGTCCTAAAAATTGTATCATTGAAATCGACCAAAACAGGGAACCAAACTGCGGTCAATTATCAGCGGCTCCTTACAATCCGCCACCCCAGCGATGCTGCCAGAGTATGCCAAGCAGGTCGAAGTCCCCCCCCGCAGTAGTGTGAATCGGGGCGCTGGCGTACAACTTGACCGAATCGTATCGGTTGACGGGCAGCGCCAGGGTAATGCCTGCCCGCGAGTTATTCTGCTTGTCATCGCTGCGTATGCCGTCGATGGTGGTTCGCCCACCATGATCGTGCGTGCTGCTCACGGCCGCCCAAACGCCCCGGCCAAGGTTGTATGTGGCATGCAGTTGAGCGGCGTAAACTGGGTCCTGTTCGAGCGTTTTACCACCAAAGAAGTCGTGGTTGTCGGTGAATAGAAAGACACCACCGGAAAGTTCCAGGGTGAAATTCCCCCACGCTTTCGATATCCCGATGTCCGGCTTGACATACCAGCGGTTGTTGCCGAGGTTGACCAACCTGTCCTCGTCATACTGTCCGAGGGGCGCGGACACCTGCACACTGGCACCGACAATCATATCCTGCTGGTAGTTGGCAAACTCCTGTACGGACAGCGCAGGGGCGCCGAGGAAGTTGATTGAAAACCGAAAGCGTGGGTCGATAAAACCGGAAACGTTGCGTGTCCTTGGCTGTCCGGCAACCATCGCCTCTCCAGACAAATCGGAATAACCCAGGATGACGTCGAATTTCGCGGACTTGCCCCAGACCCCCATGGACCGTGCATATGCCAGGAGTCCGGTATCCATAGTCAATTCGGCATCCTTGAGCGGTGAGGAGCCGGACGTTGCCAGGTCGCCATCAGTATAGGCATACCCTCCGAGCAGAAAATTGATTCCGACCGGCGTATTCACATAAGCCCGCGGCTCTATTTCTCCCGCTTCCGCTCTTATGGCAATAAATACGAGAGCCAAGAGGATGAAACATCGGGTAGACACATTGAGTAGGTTCATGGTGTTCATGGAAATCCGCGTGACTTCAGGTTTAATCTTCTCATAAGTTACATCACAAAAATAGGTGATGTCAGCAACGCGGCTACGGAGGACTATCAAATCTCTTGCAATGCAAGAAAGCCCACCCAATTCCTGGGGTGGGCGGATGGGTTTGAAGCAAAAAAGTCTGGTAGAGCGGGTCACCTTCCGGTAGCCTTTTCAGCAGGTCAGATGCAGCGCCGCGACGACCCGTGCATGCTCCCGGACCAGCCGATTGAAGTTCTCCACAGCGTCGGCCGTGCGGTTGGCGAAAACCTCCATTCCGGTCTGGCGCGTTCGGGGTAGATGATGAGGTCGGAAGTGTACTCCCTGCCATTTACCACGATGCGGCCGAAGGAATAGGCATCGATCTTCATTTTAGCTCTCCTCAAGCCAGTCTCGAATCTTGAAATATCTTCGCGTCCGCCGATTGCGGTGTCGAATAAGACTGATATATTGAAGCGCATCCCACAAATTTCGGAGGACTTCCATGATCACCGAGGTGCGAACCTTCACGGATG
This genomic interval from Desulfuromonas sp. TF contains the following:
- a CDS encoding VacJ family lipoprotein, which encodes MGNHAIKLIFIIALVLILSGCAARMAVLPDEVPPMHTVREFSDDEQVSRTRDPWEGLNRSMYKFNYEADRYVLLPVVAGYERTVPRLIRTGVSNFFANLGEVRTFSNCILQAKGKKSLVTLGRFVTNTTLGIGGLFDPATAFGLKRENENFDHTLETWGVGTGRYLVLPILGPNTVRSAGGLAVDGWVRWTIMSSIGPFAGTEVEAGITATETVDLRYRESFRYYESDYPFEYYMVRYLFSQERALKTLR
- a CDS encoding alpha/beta fold hydrolase, which codes for MKIFGRILLGLFLLLPAYACGDDTGYGYPIDDSFAASILGTPRSLRPNLPGEVPVRTMILQTDQKKPEIFFYDRGLRYTVAFQDHKAPLVFLIAGTGGSSRAPKVVALMENLYHAGFHVIALPSPTFPNFIIDASTTHVPGKLSEDAADLYRVMEQIWSQSKGHIEVSHFLLAGYSLGGTEAAFVAKLDEERKVFDFQRVLMLNPAVCLYNSVSRIEGLLDPIPGGPRRVGAFYNRVMAKAIDFYRKGDFVAVDDDYLFAGYQAHLLDRDEAGGAIAVSFRISSAGMIFASDVMTHGGYVVPKDRELKNSDSLEDYFWTCLHLSFLDYFKEYFVPYFQSREPGLTKEKIMEALSLKSIESYLSSSNKIGVITNEDDFILAPGELDYLRRVFGPRLKVYPRGGHLGNLEHRDNMAFLIDWLRSSTW
- a CDS encoding sigma 54-interacting transcriptional regulator, which produces MENRDEFLREITLRICSSLDIKESLRSAFVYLREQLPVDSLTLCIIDERLGAIRHIAYARENSPPVPDDIVPLPKGMLEKITARNFSAPFVVNPKDDIFRILAPILKLEGISDLIVPLRIKEMLLGGLVLRTRGEGRYSEEQAELLGRIGKPFAIALANALAHEEVLRYQAVLLDDKRFLHRELFGDSADEIIGGNTGLRNVMEMVRQVAPLNNTVLILGETGTGKEMIANAIHSSSPRKDGPYIKVNCGALPETLIDSELFGHERGAFTGAVAESRGRFERADGGTIFLDEIGELPPSAQVRLLRVLQNHEVERVGGKRPIPVDIRVIAATHRNLQSMMTEGSFREDLWYRLSGFPIIVPPVRQRKEDVPALVRHFVAVKCRELGMAIPPSIAPGALLRLMEYAWPGNVRELENLVERELIRHRGGPLTFDAALPREEKTKAVVAGNAGPHLPLNLDEAMAAHISGVLELAGGKIHGPGGAAELLGVNANTLRWRLDKLGISYRRRDREKT
- a CDS encoding transporter — its product is MTRSTRLFCFKPIRPPQELGGLSCIARDLIVLRSRVADITYFCDVTYEKIKPEVTRISMNTMNLLNVSTRCFILLALVFIAIRAEAGEIEPRAYVNTPVGINFLLGGYAYTDGDLATSGSSPLKDAELTMDTGLLAYARSMGVWGKSAKFDVILGYSDLSGEAMVAGQPRTRNVSGFIDPRFRFSINFLGAPALSVQEFANYQQDMIVGASVQVSAPLGQYDEDRLVNLGNNRWYVKPDIGISKAWGNFTLELSGGVFLFTDNHDFFGGKTLEQDPVYAAQLHATYNLGRGVWAAVSSTHDHGGRTTIDGIRSDDKQNNSRAGITLALPVNRYDSVKLYASAPIHTTAGGDFDLLGILWQHRWGGGL